One region of Maylandia zebra isolate NMK-2024a linkage group LG10, Mzebra_GT3a, whole genome shotgun sequence genomic DNA includes:
- the wwc1 gene encoding protein KIBRA, with translation MPRKELPLPDGWEEARDFDGKVYYIDHINQCTSWIDPRDRQTKPLTFADCIGDELPVGWEEAYDPVVGAYYVDHNTKSTQLEDPRAQWQREQEAMLRDYLAVASDALSAQKEIYQVKEQRLRLAQQEYRQLNDAWRDKSTSQTSLNSRSSSSSKYDPDILKAEISTAKSRVNKLKRDLACMKQELLYKEQGFETLKEIDQKVSNSPSGYRLQEAQAILSEVRSIRDAISSGEKEKQELMQKLAVLKDGFRLDSDSQQELWGSSTSLANSDLSVPRLYSDASSQTDIPAEFMTSSNKLAEKVRVSLKYEEAKRRIATIEVQIAKLDSEAWPGLLDPERDRLILINEKEELLKELQYISPRQRLQPNDAEKLESEKKRLERDLQAARDNQSKALTERLRLHCKRNKLVRELEENVRLATMLHTQLKSLSASTLSCSSGSSRGSLTSSRGSLTTTSSLGSTSSLSFTDIYLEQPELADPDFQNKLDSLLQEGVQGGYRPSSSITTIHEHEVVTGSGTKDAGRPQSKSGGTGGDTGGGTGAGVGAEPSRIQALKLSETPRSMNSLSPRSSLSSLSPPCSPLVTDATFLSGETFAGQSGGSGLGLDLELHSRLAELELRLDSEEQRQEEQGGPEEKQNHHGRLGEEVKGSASELRGTGAGPKKIGVTSAVSDESVAGDSGVYEPSERKPGLPADLLLSSYEDRLAPGCPQVQLGFRYEARDRRFTVYVMQLSNCSALCLPTDQKMYVRVAVLPCVEATRCLFRTRSSPPRDAVEFNEVFGMQISHSALRQKTLRVDVCDTGKSGHEECLAGAQISLADVSCSEEKCTKWYNLLSRVYLPETHVSSGDRAGGPEDDEWHGEPLEANMFEDDEGHGTEGAGPLKDEDEFYPESSQWEAEEEEDEEKGPKPPPPPTAVAAAAITEKVNKETSMDSLPSLHHCSVVRPKERRPDVRQQNPFMRGNTIIRSKTFSPGPQSQYICRINRSDSDSSTLSKKSPFVRNASERRSMRMKRPPVPVKGLDGLLRTSLDLELDLQVSRTRQARLAQELRVLRELKTQLEKARQQGQKELPAWVQEDERFRLLLRQAEKQTREEQQQEKRVEKMMKAAAKDVHKIRGQSRKEVPEVQTFREKMAFFTRAKTCIPDLPADDV, from the exons gcAGACGAAGCCTCTGACGTTCGCCGACTGCATCGGGGACGAGCTGCCGGTTGGCTGGGAGGAGGCGTACGACCCCGTCGTCGGAGCGTACTATGTCGACCACAACACCA AGAGCACCCAGCTGGAGGACCCGCGGGCCCAGTGGCAGCGGGAGCAGGAGGCCATGCTGCGGGACTACCTGGCCGTGGCCAGCGACGCGCTCAGCGCCCAGAAGGAGATCTACCAGGTGAAGGAGCAGAGGCTCCGCCTGGCACAGCAGGAGTACCGCCAGCTCAACGACGCGTGGAGGGACAAGTCCACGTCGCAGACGAGCT TGAATTCCAGATCGTCCTCTTCCAGCAAGTACGACCCGGACATCCTCAAAGCCGAGATATCCACGGCCAAAAGTCGG GTGAACAAGTTGAAGCGGGACCTCGCCTGTATGAAGCAGGAGCTGCTGTACAAAGAGCAAGGCTTCGAGACGCTCAAAGA gaTCGACCAGAAGGTGTCCAACAGCCCGTCCGGTTACAGGCTGCAGGAGGCCCAGGCCATCCTCAGCGAGGTGCGCTCCATCCGCGACGCCATCAGCTCCGGGGAGAAGGAGAAGCAGGAGCTCATGCAG AAACTGGCGGTGCTGAAGGACGGCTTCCGGCTGGACTCGGACTCGCAGCAGGAGCTGTGGGGCAGCAGCACCTCGCTTGCAAACTCCGACCTGTCCGTCCCGCGGCTCTACTCCGACGCCAGCTCGCAGACTGACATCCCCGCCGAG ttcaTGACCAGCAGCAACAAACTGGCCGAGAAGGTTCGTGTGAGCCTGAAGTACGAGGAGGCCAAGAGAAG GATCGCCACCATCGAGGTGCAGATCGCCAAACTGGACAGCGAGGCGTGGCCGGGGCTGCTGGACCCGGAGCGGGACCGCCTCATCCTCATCAACGAGAAGGAGGAGCTTCTGAAGGAGCTGCAGTACATCAGCCCGCGGCAGCGGCTGCAGCCCAACGACGCAGAAAAGCTGGAGTCCGAGAAGAAGCGGCTGGAGCGAGACCTGCAGGCCGCCAGAGACAACCAGAGCAAGGCGCTGACCGAAAG GCTTCGTCTTCACTGCAAGAGGAACAAGCTGGTCAGAGAGCTGGAGGAGAACGTTCGCCTCGCCACCATGCTGCACACGCAGCTCAAGAG cctGTCGGCCAGCACCCTCTCCTGTTCGTCCGGCAGCAGTCGAGGCTCTCTGACCTCCAGCCGCGGCTCGCTGACCACCACCTCCAGCCTtggctccacctcctccctcagCTTCACCGACATCTACCTGGAGCAGCCGGAGCTGGCCGACCCGGACTTCCAGAACAAGCTGGACAGCCTCCTGCAGGAGGGCGTCCAGGGAGGGTACCGGCCCTCCAGCTCCATCACCACCATACACGAGCACGAGGTGGTGACCGGCAGCGGCACAAAAGACGCCGGGAGACCCCAGAGCAAGTCGGGAGGCACCGGAGGAGACACTGGAGGAGGCACAGGGGCTGGCGTGGGGGCGGAGCCTTCCAGGATCCAGGCCctcaaactgtcagaaaccccGCGCTCAATGAACTCCTTATCCCCGCGCTCGTCTCTCTCCTCGCTGTCTCCGCCGTGCTCGCCCCTGGTCACGGACGCTACCTTCCTGTCAGGCGAGACGTTCGCGGGCCAGTCGGGGGGCTCCGGGTTGGGCCTCGACCTGGAGCTCCACAGCAGGCTGGCCGAGCTGGAGCTCAGGCTGGACTCTGAGGAGCAGCGTCAGGAGGAGCAGGGAGGTCCGGAGGAGAAGCAGAACCACCACGGCAGGCTGGGCGAGGAGGTCAAAG gCTCAGCTTCCGAGCTGCGAGGGACGGGGGCGGGGCCAAAGAAGATTGGGGTGACCTCGGCCGTGTCCGACGAGTCGGTCGCCGGCGACAGTGGCGTGTACGAGCCGTCAGAGCGCAA ACCCGGCCTCCCCGCTGACCTCCTGCTGAGCTCCTACGAGGACCGCCTGGCGCCCGGCTGCCCTCAGGTGCAGCTCGGCTTCCGTTACGAGGCCAGAGACCGGCGCTTCACCGTCTACGTCATGCAGCTGTCCAACTGCAGCGCCCTCTGTCTGCCGACCGACCAGAAAAT GTATGTACGCGTGGCGGTGCTTCCCTGCGTGGAGGCCACTCGCTGCCTCTTCCGAACACGCAGCTCGCCACCTCGAGACGCCGTGGAGTTCAACGAGGTGTTTGGCATGCAGATATCCCACAGTGCACTGCGGCAGAAGACCCTGAGGGTGGACGTGTGCGACACCGGCAAGTCGGGCCACGAAGAGTGTCTG GCGGGAGCTCAGATCAGCCTCGCTGACGTCAGCTGTTCGGAGGAGAAGTGCACCAAGTGGTACAACCTGCTGAGTCGTGTCTACCTGCCCGAG actCACGTTTCCAGCGGCGACCGAGCCGGAGGGCCTGAGGATGACGAGTG GCATGGCGAGCCTCTGGAGGCGAACATGTTCGAGGACGACGAGGGGCACGGCACGGAGGGGGCGGGGCCTCTGAAGGACGAGGATGAGTTTTATCCCGAGAGCAGCCAATGggaagcagaggaggaggaagatgaggagaagGGGCCCAAACCCCCTCCTCCTCCGACGGCGGTGGCGGCAGCCGCCATCACAGAGAAG GTGAACAAGGAGACGAGCATGGACAGCCTGCCGTCGCTGCATCACTGCTCCGTGGTTCGGCCCAAAGAGCGGCGCCCGGACGTCCGCCAGCAGAACCCCTTCATGAGGGGCAACACCATCATCCGCTCCAAGACCTTCTCGCCCGGACCTCAGAGCCAGTACATCTGCAGG ATTAACCGCAGTGACAGCGACAGCTCCACGCTCTCCAAGAAGTCCCCGTTTGTCAGAAACGCCTCCGAGAGACGCAGCATGCGCATGAAGAGG CCTCCTGTACCCGTTAAAGGTCTGGACGGGCTGCTGCGGACCTCTCTGGACCTGGAGCTGGACCTGCAGGTGTCCCGGACGCGGCAGGCTCGGCTGGCGCAGGAACTGCGGGTGCTGCGGGAGCTGAAGACGCAGCTGGAGAAGGCGAGGCAGCAGGGCCAGAAAGAGCTGCCCGCCTGGGTCCAAGAAGACGAACGCTTCCGGCTGCTCCTCAGGCAGGCCGAGAAACAG ACTcgagaggagcagcagcaggagaagaGGGTGGAGAAAATGATGAAGGCCGCAGCCAAGGACGTCCACAAGATCAGAGGCCAGAGCCGCAAAGAGGTCCCCGAGGTGCAGACCTTCAG AGAGAAGATGGCGTTCTTCACACGAGCGAAGACCTGCATCCCCGACCTGCCGGCCGACGACGTGTAG